In a genomic window of Fusobacterium sp. FSA-380-WT-3A:
- the tgt gene encoding tRNA guanosine(34) transglycosylase Tgt, with amino-acid sequence MKKLPVTYELIKKNGNARAGVITTSHGKIETPVFMPVGTQGSVKGMTKEELLELGTQIILGNTYHLHLRPSDELIKKFGGLHEFSNWDRPILTDSGGFQVFSLGHLRKITEEGVGFSSHIDGSKRFLSPEKSIEIQNNLGSDIVMLFDECPPGASSREYLIPSIERTTRWAKRCVEAHKRTDEQGLFAIVQGGIYEDLREKSLRELKELDEFISGYALGGLAVGESKEDMYRILRNITPILPDGKPRYLMGVGEPLDMLEAVEHGIDMMDCVHPTRIARHGTVFTKYGRLVVKNSIYAEDDRPLDEDCDCYVCRNYKRGYIRHLLKAGEILGQRLTTYHNLYFLVNLMKKARQAILEDRYLEFKEEFIRNYTMGNKSSWIQEKNNL; translated from the coding sequence ATGAAAAAATTACCAGTAACTTATGAATTGATAAAAAAGAATGGAAATGCAAGAGCAGGAGTAATAACTACTTCTCATGGAAAAATAGAAACTCCTGTTTTTATGCCAGTTGGAACTCAAGGAAGTGTTAAAGGAATGACAAAAGAGGAATTATTAGAGTTGGGAACTCAAATAATTTTAGGAAATACTTATCATCTTCATTTAAGACCTTCTGATGAATTAATAAAAAAATTTGGAGGACTTCATGAGTTTAGTAATTGGGATAGACCAATATTGACAGATAGTGGAGGATTTCAAGTATTTAGTTTGGGACATTTGAGAAAAATAACAGAAGAGGGAGTTGGATTTTCTTCTCATATAGATGGCTCAAAAAGATTTTTATCTCCTGAAAAATCCATAGAGATACAAAATAATTTAGGTTCAGATATAGTTATGCTATTTGATGAATGCCCTCCAGGAGCTTCTTCAAGGGAATATTTAATACCATCAATAGAACGTACTACTAGATGGGCAAAAAGATGTGTTGAAGCTCACAAAAGAACTGATGAACAGGGATTATTTGCTATTGTTCAAGGTGGAATTTATGAAGATTTAAGAGAAAAAAGTTTGAGAGAATTAAAAGAATTAGATGAATTTATATCAGGGTATGCTTTAGGTGGATTAGCAGTTGGAGAATCTAAAGAGGATATGTATAGAATTTTAAGAAATATAACTCCAATTTTACCAGATGGAAAGCCTAGATATTTAATGGGAGTAGGAGAGCCTCTTGATATGTTAGAAGCTGTTGAACATGGAATAGATATGATGGACTGTGTTCATCCTACTAGAATAGCAAGACATGGAACTGTATTTACAAAATATGGTAGACTTGTTGTGAAAAATTCAATTTATGCTGAAGATGATAGACCTTTAGATGAAGATTGTGATTGTTATGTTTGTAGAAATTATAAAAGAGGATATATAAGACATCTTTTAAAAGCTGGAGAAATTTTAGGTCAAAGATTAACTACATATCATAATTTATATTTTTTAGTAAATCTTATGAAAAAAGCAAGACAAGCAATATTGGAGGATAGATATTTAGAATTTAAAGAAGAGTTTATAAGAAATTATACAATGGGAAATAAATCTTCTTGGATTCAAGAAAAAAATAATTTATAA
- a CDS encoding bifunctional (p)ppGpp synthetase/guanosine-3',5'-bis(diphosphate) 3'-pyrophosphohydrolase — protein MDYLKELLEEIEKQKLDVDIEKIKLAFSLAEEAHIGQFRQSGENYILHPVQVAKIIIGMRMDTDSIIAGILHDIVEDTLITLADIEYSFGKSVANLVDGVTKLKKLPNGTKQQDESIRKMILAMSKDIRVIIIKLADRLHNMKTLNFVPEEKQLRVSKETLAIYAPLAHRLGMAKIKSELEDLCFLYIYPDKYVEVRDFVNSKKEERDEYIKGVENTIKELLDKSGIEGNIKGRFKHFYSIYKKVYEKNRSYEDLYDLMGIRIIVKDVTTCYHTLGVIHEKFSPVPGRFKDYIAVPKSNNYQSIHTTIVGPEGKFVEIQIRTEEMDRIAEEGVAAHWSYKEKVKVGKKDKVYSWLRDIIELNKEADSAEDFVTSITGDIIEETIFTFSPRGDILELKTGSTPIDFAFAIHSEVGCKCIGAKVNGDIVPLDYKLKSGDRVEIITSKNAKGPGNDWLDIVVTQGAKSKIRKWLKDKKWEENIKLGKDILEKEGAKLPVPMTLKEIEESPVTKKHMEKHNIATLDDFYFIMGEKRSKAEIFVDKLKDYIENIKEKEVLTKNVVPTQIKNSRKKNDYGIIIEGIENTLIRFAKCCTPLPGDEIGGYITKLTGIAIHRKDCKNFQNMIELEPERQINVRWDADVIDKKMNKYQFKFSIIAEDNKSLVMEVINLIANHKIVLTDINSMNISKNGKKYLKIKVAVEISNKKDYSMLIENIKKIKYVIEVER, from the coding sequence ATGGATTATTTAAAGGAACTTCTAGAAGAAATAGAAAAACAAAAACTTGATGTAGATATAGAAAAAATAAAACTTGCTTTTTCATTGGCTGAAGAAGCTCATATTGGACAATTTAGACAGTCTGGAGAAAATTATATATTACACCCTGTCCAAGTTGCTAAAATAATTATTGGAATGAGAATGGATACAGACTCAATTATAGCTGGAATTTTACATGATATAGTTGAGGATACTCTTATTACTTTAGCTGATATAGAATATAGTTTCGGAAAAAGTGTAGCAAATTTAGTAGATGGAGTTACTAAATTAAAAAAATTACCTAATGGAACAAAACAACAAGATGAAAGTATTAGAAAAATGATTCTTGCTATGTCAAAAGATATAAGAGTTATTATTATAAAATTAGCTGATAGATTACATAATATGAAAACTTTAAATTTTGTACCAGAGGAAAAGCAACTTAGAGTATCTAAAGAAACTTTAGCTATATATGCTCCACTAGCTCATAGATTAGGAATGGCTAAAATAAAATCTGAATTGGAAGATTTATGTTTTTTATATATTTATCCTGACAAATACGTAGAAGTAAGAGATTTTGTTAATTCTAAGAAAGAAGAGAGAGATGAATATATAAAAGGTGTAGAAAACACAATAAAAGAATTATTAGACAAGTCTGGAATAGAAGGTAATATAAAAGGAAGATTTAAACATTTTTATAGTATCTATAAGAAAGTTTATGAAAAAAATAGAAGCTATGAAGATTTATATGATTTGATGGGAATAAGAATTATTGTTAAAGATGTTACAACATGTTATCATACTTTAGGAGTAATTCATGAAAAATTTAGTCCAGTTCCAGGAAGATTTAAAGACTATATAGCAGTTCCAAAATCTAATAACTATCAATCTATTCATACAACAATAGTTGGACCAGAAGGAAAATTTGTTGAGATACAAATAAGAACAGAAGAGATGGATAGGATAGCAGAAGAGGGAGTTGCAGCACACTGGAGTTATAAGGAAAAAGTAAAAGTTGGAAAAAAAGATAAGGTTTATTCATGGCTTAGAGATATAATAGAATTAAATAAAGAGGCTGATAGTGCTGAAGACTTTGTTACTTCTATAACAGGAGATATTATAGAAGAAACAATATTTACATTTTCGCCAAGAGGAGATATTTTAGAATTAAAAACAGGGTCTACTCCAATAGATTTTGCTTTTGCAATTCACTCTGAAGTTGGATGTAAATGTATAGGTGCTAAAGTAAATGGAGATATAGTACCACTTGATTATAAATTAAAAAGTGGTGATAGAGTAGAAATAATCACATCTAAAAATGCTAAAGGTCCTGGAAATGATTGGCTTGATATAGTTGTTACTCAAGGGGCTAAAAGTAAGATTAGAAAGTGGTTAAAAGATAAAAAATGGGAAGAAAATATAAAATTAGGTAAGGATATATTAGAAAAAGAAGGGGCAAAATTACCTGTTCCTATGACCTTAAAAGAGATAGAAGAATCTCCTGTAACTAAAAAACATATGGAAAAACATAATATAGCAACATTGGATGATTTCTATTTTATTATGGGAGAAAAAAGAAGTAAGGCAGAAATTTTTGTTGATAAATTAAAAGATTATATAGAAAATATAAAAGAAAAAGAAGTATTAACAAAAAATGTAGTTCCTACTCAAATTAAAAATTCTAGAAAGAAAAATGATTATGGAATTATAATAGAAGGGATAGAAAATACTCTTATTAGATTTGCTAAATGTTGTACTCCTTTACCAGGAGATGAAATAGGTGGATATATAACTAAACTTACAGGAATAGCTATTCATAGGAAAGATTGTAAAAATTTTCAAAATATGATAGAACTTGAACCAGAAAGACAGATAAATGTTAGATGGGATGCAGATGTTATTGATAAGAAAATGAATAAATATCAATTTAAATTTTCAATAATAGCTGAAGACAATAAGAGTCTTGTAATGGAAGTTATAAATTTAATAGCAAATCATAAAATAGTTTTAACAGATATAAATTCTATGAATATTTCTAAAAACGGAAAAAAATATTTAAAAATAAAAGTTGCTGTAGAAATTTCTAATAAAAAAGATTACAGTATGCTTATTGAAAATATTAAGAAGATTAAATATGTAATAGAAGTTGAAAGATAA
- a CDS encoding adenine phosphoribosyltransferase — MNYKKYVTAIENFPIEGVTFRDITTFIQNGEAFKSAIEEFSNFAREKKADLIVGPESRGFMFGCPVAFNLGIGFVPIRKPGKLPREVISFDYDLEYGKNTLEIHKDAIKKGQKVVIIDDLLATGGTTLATIKLVEELGGEVVGICYLIELKEEFDSRKKLEGYDVFTLIEY, encoded by the coding sequence ATAAATTATAAAAAATATGTAACAGCCATAGAAAATTTTCCAATAGAAGGAGTTACTTTTAGAGATATAACAACATTTATTCAAAATGGAGAGGCTTTTAAAAGTGCCATAGAAGAATTTTCTAATTTTGCTAGAGAAAAAAAGGCAGATTTAATAGTTGGGCCAGAATCAAGAGGATTTATGTTTGGATGTCCTGTAGCATTTAATTTAGGGATAGGATTTGTTCCTATAAGAAAACCTGGAAAATTACCAAGAGAAGTTATATCTTTTGATTATGATTTAGAATATGGAAAAAATACTTTAGAGATACATAAAGATGCTATAAAAAAAGGTCAAAAAGTTGTAATAATAGATGATTTATTAGCAACAGGAGGAACTACATTAGCTACTATAAAATTAGTGGAAGAATTAGGTGGAGAGGTAGTTGGAATTTGTTATTTGATAGAATTAAAAGAAGAATTTGATAGTAGAAAAAAATTAGAGGGATATGATGTATTTACTTTGATAGAATACTAA
- a CDS encoding lipopolysaccharide assembly protein LapB encodes MKMKMKNKIICILTLIILGCSSYEKRENTNDNLERPEYVILKGINLKQRGEYSEALVTFEELFKEDSKNKILLEEIAESYVKLGDYKKAIFYYEEAMKYSERDVRLIKNLAYTYYLDGNYKKSLESLENLYEKENDIETKKLKVFLLIKNNLKISQEYLENVENKIENFDINFYDMYVNFLIDSGLDDRVKNMLNSFPTRFYLDSEAMNFYFQLKYKYSFDYEELEKELKKYIVLNNNIEIKDEIYILLGEVEYKLKNYKESKNTLKFVSKNGRKNQRYLELVRSLDNENKL; translated from the coding sequence ATGAAAATGAAGATGAAAAATAAAATTATTTGTATATTGACTTTAATTATTTTAGGTTGTAGTTCATATGAGAAAAGAGAAAATACAAATGATAATTTAGAAAGACCAGAGTATGTTATTTTAAAAGGGATAAATTTAAAGCAAAGAGGAGAATATTCAGAGGCTTTAGTAACTTTTGAAGAACTTTTCAAAGAAGATTCTAAAAATAAAATTCTTTTAGAAGAAATAGCAGAATCATATGTAAAATTAGGCGACTATAAAAAAGCTATATTTTATTATGAAGAAGCTATGAAATATAGTGAAAGAGATGTTAGATTAATAAAAAACTTAGCATATACTTATTATTTAGATGGAAATTATAAAAAATCTTTAGAATCTTTAGAAAATTTATATGAAAAAGAAAATGATATAGAAACAAAAAAATTAAAAGTTTTTCTCTTAATAAAAAATAATTTAAAAATTTCTCAAGAATATTTAGAAAATGTTGAGAATAAAATAGAAAATTTTGATATTAATTTTTATGATATGTATGTAAATTTTTTAATTGATAGTGGTTTAGATGATAGAGTAAAAAATATGTTAAATAGTTTTCCAACAAGATTTTATTTAGATTCAGAAGCTATGAATTTCTATTTTCAATTAAAATATAAATATTCTTTTGATTATGAAGAACTTGAAAAAGAGTTAAAGAAATATATAGTTTTAAATAATAATATAGAAATTAAAGATGAAATTTACATACTTTTAGGGGAAGTTGAATATAAATTAAAAAATTATAAAGAATCAAAGAATACACTCAAGTTTGTTTCTAAAAACGGGAGAAAAAATCAAAGATATTTAGAACTAGTAAGGAGTTTGGACAATGAAAATAAATTATAA
- a CDS encoding DUF502 domain-containing protein: MLKVIRTYFYAGMIVLLPIFFTVYIINWLINIVIGLTLDSFMVSIINSIIKTLGVEQNDRIVLVIYLVYLLMILVFILLIGLITKNIVGKRLKKRMDDLICKLPIIKQVYSTMLQIVSLVSSNKNSGYKKVVSVEYPKKGIYSIGFLTAEKNEAVAKCYGRDVYNVFIPTSPNPTSGMFICVPIEDVHELDMSVEDGVKLIVSGGVIAPGIEYDLDENEDEK; encoded by the coding sequence ATGTTAAAAGTAATAAGAACTTATTTTTATGCTGGAATGATAGTACTTTTACCTATTTTTTTTACAGTATATATTATAAACTGGCTTATAAATATAGTAATAGGATTAACTTTAGATTCTTTTATGGTATCAATCATAAATAGTATTATTAAAACTTTAGGAGTGGAACAAAATGATAGAATAGTTTTAGTAATATATTTAGTGTATTTATTAATGATTTTAGTTTTTATACTTTTAATTGGATTAATAACAAAAAATATAGTTGGAAAAAGGCTTAAAAAGAGAATGGATGATTTAATTTGTAAGCTTCCTATAATAAAACAAGTTTATTCTACAATGTTACAGATAGTTTCATTAGTATCATCAAATAAAAATTCAGGATATAAAAAAGTTGTTTCAGTAGAATATCCTAAAAAAGGAATATATAGTATTGGATTTTTAACTGCTGAAAAAAATGAAGCTGTTGCTAAATGTTATGGAAGAGATGTTTATAATGTTTTTATTCCAACATCACCAAATCCCACTTCTGGAATGTTTATTTGTGTACCGATAGAAGATGTACATGAATTAGATATGAGTGTAGAAGATGGTGTAAAATTAATTGTTTCTGGAGGAGTTATAGCTCCAGGAATAGAATATGATTTGGATGAAAATGAAGATGAAAAATAA
- a CDS encoding hemolysin family protein — MDTYRDLILLVILIMLSGFFSASETALTAFSSIHLEDISEKSPKKGELLKKWLKKPTDILTALLLGNNIVNIFSTSLATALITKFLTSKGTESQGRVVLISTVVMTLVILIFGEITPKIIAKNHSTTISKKVIIPIHIMTKVFKPFIIILTSISKLLSRLLGIEIKDNAVTITEQDIISYVNVGKAEGVIENEEKDMIESIVTFGDTLAREVMTPRTAVYAFDGEEKVEDILEKVVEKGFSRIPVYNEGIDDIIGILYAKDLLVAMKEGKKDSKVKEFVRKAFFIPETKSVLSILEDFKKDHVHMAIVVDEYGGTVGVVTIEDVIEEIFGDIRDEYDLNEKDTIKQISENTYEVDGMMDVEELNKELNINLPESDDYDSLGGLILNELNEIAKKDDVIKIENIELKVLEVDKVRISKVLLHIGGIEEEC; from the coding sequence TTGGACACGTATCGGGATTTGATTTTATTAGTAATTTTAATTATGTTATCAGGATTTTTTTCTGCTTCAGAAACAGCTTTAACAGCTTTTTCTAGTATTCATTTAGAGGATATATCTGAAAAAAGTCCTAAAAAGGGTGAGTTATTAAAAAAATGGTTGAAAAAACCAACAGATATTCTAACAGCATTATTACTAGGAAATAATATAGTAAATATTTTTTCAACATCATTAGCTACAGCTTTAATAACTAAGTTTTTAACTAGCAAAGGAACAGAGTCACAAGGAAGAGTAGTTTTAATTTCTACTGTAGTAATGACTTTAGTTATATTAATATTTGGAGAAATAACTCCAAAAATAATAGCTAAAAATCATTCTACAACAATTTCTAAAAAAGTGATTATACCAATACATATAATGACAAAAGTATTTAAACCTTTTATTATTATATTAACCTCAATTTCTAAACTTTTAAGTAGATTATTAGGAATAGAAATAAAAGATAATGCAGTAACAATAACAGAACAAGATATTATCTCTTATGTAAATGTTGGAAAAGCTGAAGGAGTTATAGAAAATGAGGAAAAAGATATGATTGAATCAATTGTAACTTTTGGAGATACTTTAGCAAGAGAGGTTATGACTCCTAGAACAGCTGTATATGCTTTTGATGGAGAAGAAAAAGTAGAAGATATATTAGAGAAAGTTGTAGAAAAAGGGTTTTCCAGAATACCTGTTTATAATGAAGGAATAGATGATATAATAGGTATTTTATATGCTAAAGATTTATTAGTAGCTATGAAAGAAGGGAAGAAAGATTCAAAGGTTAAAGAATTTGTTAGAAAGGCCTTTTTTATTCCAGAAACAAAATCTGTTTTAAGTATACTTGAAGATTTTAAAAAAGACCATGTTCATATGGCTATAGTTGTAGATGAATATGGAGGAACAGTAGGAGTAGTTACTATAGAAGATGTAATAGAAGAAATTTTTGGAGACATCAGAGATGAGTATGATTTAAATGAAAAAGATACAATAAAACAAATATCAGAAAATACTTATGAAGTAGACGGAATGATGGATGTGGAAGAATTAAATAAAGAGTTAAATATAAATCTTCCAGAATCTGATGATTATGACAGTTTAGGTGGTCTTATTTTAAATGAATTAAATGAAATTGCCAAAAAAGATGATGTTATAAAAATAGAAAATATAGAATTAAAAGTTTTAGAAGTAGATAAAGTAAGAATTTCTAAAGTATTATTACATATAGGAGGAATAGAGGAAGAATGTTAA